Sequence from the Aquimarina sp. Aq107 genome:
TTGATTTAGTGTATATTAAAGGAAAAGGAATACGAACTTTTAAGAATGGAGAAGAAGTAGGTTATATAGAAGGAAGAGACTTTAAATATGCTTTATTTAAAATATGGCTTGGAGATGAACCAGCGTGCAAGCTTATAAAAGGAGGAATGCTTGGACAAAATGGATAAATAATTAGATACCCCAAAATAAGCAAAAGGCTGATCAATTGATCAGCCTTTTGTTGTATATAATAAGGGTAAAAATGTATTTTTGTTTGAATCAAAAGTATCGATGACGTATTTTATAGATGTAATCCTACCTATTCCTCTTAATAAAGAGTTTACTTATAGTGTTAACGAAAATGAAGCACATTTTTTAAAGCCAGGAATGCGAGTTGCTGTACAATTTGGTAAGAGTAAAGTCTATGCGGCCTTAGTTACCAGCGTACATCAAAAGGCTCCTGAAGTATACGAAGCAAAGGAGATTGAGCATATTTTAGACGAAACTCCTATAGTAACAACAAATCAGTTAAAGCTTTGGTCATGGATTTCTCAATATTATATGTGCTCAAAAGGAGAGGTGATGCGAGCGGCACTACCTAGTGCTTTTTTATTAGAAAGCGAGACGATTATTCTCAGAAATGACAACAATACGATTGACGAAAGTGGATTAAAGGATGATGAATTTCTGTTATATGAAGCTTTACAACATCAAAGTTTACTTCGAATACAAGAAGTAATGGATATAATTGGAAAAAAAAATGTTCTTCCTTTAATTAAAAGATTGTTAGAAAAAGAGATTATTACCGTACAGGAAGAGATTTATGAGCAATATAAACCTAAGCTTGTAAGATATGTTAGACTAGTATCTGAATATACACATGAGAAAAGTTTACAATCATTATTGGATTCGTTAACTCGTGCTCCAAAACAACGGGATGTATTAATGCATCTATTTATGTTACAAGCTAAAAGTGATAAATCAATTAAAGTAAGTGAACTTGTAAAAGCTTCTGGTAGTAACGCATCAGTGATTAAGTCATTAATTAATAAAAATATATTAGAAGAATATCATCAGCAAACGGATAGAGTTCAATACGAGTCTGATGTAGTGGCTGTTACTAAAGAGCTAAATACTTATCAAGAACAAGCGTTAAAGGATATCAAGGAACATTTTTTAGAAAAAGATGTTTGTTTGTTTCATGGAGTCACATCTTCTGGAAAAACAGAAGTTTATGTAAAATTGATAGAAGAGCAGCTACAAAATGGAAAACAAGTTCTGTATTTATTACCCGAAATAGCATTAACGACTCAATTAATAAGTAGGTTGCAGGAATACTTCGGAGAAAAATTAACCGTATATCACTCTAAATATTCTGTAAATGAAAGGGTAGAGGCTTGGAATAATGTAAAAGATTCTAAATCTAAAGCCCAGATTGTTATAGGAGCGAGATCATCAATCTTTTTACCATTTACTAATTTAGGTTTGATTATAATAGATGAAGAACACGAGAGTTCATTTAAACAGTATGATCCAGCACCAAGATATCATGCTAGAGATACTGCAGTAGTGTTGTCTAATATGTTTAAAGCCAAAGTAGTTTTAGGTTCAGCAACTCCGGCATTAGAGTCGTATTATAATGTAGAACAAGGTAAATACGGTTTGGTGGAATTGACAAGACGTTATGGTAATGTTTTAATGCCAGATATAAACCTTGTAGATTTAAAAACAAAATATAAGAGAAAAGAAATGACGGGGCATTTTAGTGACACCTTGTTACTTGCTATTCAAGATGCACTTAAAGAAAAAGAACAAGTCATTTTATTTCAAAATAGAAGAGGATACTCTCCTGTTGTAGAATGTAATACCTGCGGTCATTCTCCTCAATGCCCTAATTGTGATGTGAGTTTAACATACCATAATTTTCGAAATCAATTACGATGTCATTATTGTGGATATCATATAGCAATGTTACAAAAATGCCTTGCGTGCGATAGTCATGAATTAACAACAAAAGGTTTTGGGACAGAGCAGATTGAAAATGAACTTAAAGAATTGTTTCCAGAACATAATATTGGCAGAATGGATCAGGATACAACCAGAGGTAAACACGGGTATGAAAAGATTATAAATAAGTTTGAAGATGGAGAGATTGATATTTTAGTTGGAACACAAATGCTTACTAAGGGGTTGGATTTTAGGAATGTAACATTAGTAGGTATTATGAATGCAGATAATCTTCTTAATTTCCCTGATTTTAGAGCCCATGAAAGAAGTTTTCAGTTGATGCAACAAGTTGCAGGGAGAGCAGGGAGAACGAGTAAGAGAGGGAAAGTATTAATTCAAACTTATAACCCGTTTCATCAAATCCTTCAACAGGTATCCGTTAATGATTATTCTGGTATGTATAAAGATCAAATAGAAGAACGCTATCAATATAAATATCCGCCTTTCTATAGAATTATTAAGATTACTGGGCGCCATAAAGATTATAATAAAGTAAATGAAGCTACTTTGTGGTTAGCGAAATCACTTGCGATGACTTTTAAAGAAAATGTATTAGGACCAGAATTCCCTCCAATTTCTAGAATCAGAAATCAATACAATAAGAATATCTTAATAAAAATACCTCACGGGCAATCTTTAAAAAAGACGAAAAATTTTATAAATAAAGTACAGAATTCTTTTAAAAGTATAAAAGAGTTTTCAGGTGTTAGAATTATAATTAATGTGGATAATTATTAATTAAAGGATCATCTTATATCCGTTAACGAATATAATATTGTCAAAAATAAAAAGTCCCATCTTAAGAAAAGTGGGACTTTATTTTGTTTGTTATTAGTAGTAAAAAATCTTTATCCGCTTAAAGCTTCTATTAAAGAATGTTTCTTATGTCTACTAAGAGGTATTTTTTCGTCGGCAATTTCTATATTGCGACTGTTATATCGTTCTACCTTGTCTAGGTTTACAATATATGATTTATGTATTCTTAAAAATCGATCACTAGGAAGTTCTGCTTCAAAGGATTTCATAGTAGCTAATACTACTATTGGATCTCCATCTTCCATAATTAATTTTACATAATCACCTAAAGCTTCAACATACTTTAATTGACTTAAAAATATTTTACGCTTTTTTAGATTACTTTTCACAAAGATATAGTCATCGTCTTCAATAGATGCTTGTTCAGAATTTAAACGAGACATACTAAGCGCTTTTTCTACTGCAGCATTAAATCGATCTTTTTTAAGAGGTTTTCTTAAATAATCAATTGCATCGTAATCAAAGGCTTTAAATGCATATTTCGTTTTTCCAGTAACAAAAATGATATGAGGTTTATTTTCTAGATCATCCAAAAGGTCAAAACCAGTAAGGATTGGCATTTCAATATCTAAAAATAATAAGTCAACCGGAGTATCTAATAATCCGTTTTTTGTCTCAATAGCATTGTTCCATTCTGCCACTAATTCTAGGGAAGAATGTTCATCTATTAATTTAACAATAGCCAGTCTTTGTAGACGTGAATCGTCTACTACCGCACATTTTAATTGAGATTGTTCCACTTGCATAGGTTAATATTCTATACAATATTAATGAATATATATTATTTCCACAAACATTTTACGCTTTTTATCGATAAAAGATGTGTTTCGTCGAAGCGTTTTTTAGTTTGAAAATCAAAAAAATAATGTTACTTTTGCAGCCAATTTTAATTAAAAATAGATTTTTTATGAATCATTATGAAACTGTTTTCATCTTGAATCCCGTTTTATCTGAAGAACAGATAAAGGAAACAGTTAAGAAATACGAAGACATTCTTGTTTCTAACGGTGCCAAGATGATATCCAAAGAAGACTGGGGACTTAAAAAGCTTGCTTACGCAATCCAGCACAAGAAAAGTGGTTTTTATCACTTATTTGAGTACACTGTACCAGGAGAGGCTATCAACACAGTAGAGGTTGAGTTCAGAAGAGACGAAAGAGTAATGCGTTACCTTACTGTTCGTTTAGATAAGCATGCAATTGCTTGGGCTGAGAAAAGAAGAAATAGAAACAAACAAAAAGCTTAATTATGTCATCTATAGAACAACAAGCTAAAGGAAAAAAAGATGGAGAGATTAGATATCTTACTCCATTAAATATAGATACTTCAAAAACTAAGAAGTACTGTCGTTTCAAAAAGTCAGGTATCAAGTATATCGATTATAAAGATCCTGATTTCTTAATGGCATTTGTAAACGAGCAAGGTAAATTATTGCCTCGTCGTCTTACTGGAACTTCTCTAAAATATCAACGTAAAGTGAGTGTTGCTGTAAAAAGAGCAAGACACTTAGCATTAATGCCATACGTTGGTGATTTATTAAAATAAAATTCGTCATAACATTATGGAACTTATATTAAAGAAAGACGTTGAGAATCTAGGATTCGCAGACGATGTAGTAGAAGTGAAGAACGGTTATGGACGTAACTTTCTAATCCCTGGAGGTTTTGCTGTATTAGCAACTCCATCTGCTAAAAAAGTATTAGAAGAAACGTTAAAACAACGTGCTTTTAAAGAAAAGAAAGAAATCGAAGATGCTGAGAAAATAGCTAAGAAAATAGCTGGATTCGAAATCAAGATTGCTGCTAAAGTAGGATCTGGTGATAAGTTATTCGGTTCTGTTTCTAATGCAGATGTTTCTGAAGCATTAGGAAAAGAAGGTGTTGAACTTGAGAAAAAGTTTATCACTGTTCCAGGAGGAACTATTAAGCGTTTAGGTCAATATGAAGCTTCTGTTCGTTTACATAGAGCTGTAATTACACCGGTTGCTTTTGAAATAGTTGCTCAAGCAAAATAATTTGATTTTTTAAACCGGTTGATAACTGGTTTATAATAATATAGAAAACCGCTCATTTGAGCGGTTTTTTTTATTTAATTTATATTTAGTTCACACAAAAAAACAACCGATGAAAAAAACTCTTTTAACCTTAGTTTTTGCATTATTGGCAATAACAATTCAAGCTCAGGTAACAACTTCTAATATTTCAGGATTAGTGTACGATAACGCTAATCAATTATTACCTGGAGCAAATATTACGGCAATACATTCACCTACAGGAACTACGTATGGTGGAACTACTAATTTTGATGGTCGTTTTGATCTTATTAATTTAAGAGTAGGAGGACCATATCGAGTAACAATAAGTTATGTTGGTTTTAAAAAGAAAGTGTATGATGATGTTTTTCTTCAATTAGGTCAGACGTATAATATAGATGTTGTTATGATAGAAGATGATAATCAACTTGAGGAAGTAGTAATCACTACCAATAAGAATGCTACCTTTAGTAGTGAAAGAACTGGAGCGGAGACCAGTATAGGGAATAGAGAGTTAAAATCATTACCTACAATTACACGTTCTGCGGCTGATTTTTATCGTTTAGAACCTACGGCTTCTAGTAATGGTTCTTTTGGAGGGAGAAATGATCAGTTTAATAATTTTAGTTTAGATGGCTCTATTTTTAATAATCCTTTTGGATTGGATGCTGCCACACCAGGTGGTCAGGCAAACGCCCAACCAATATCACTAGATGCGTTAGATCAGATTCAGGTTTCTACTGCGCCTTATGACGTAACCCAAGCTGGTTTTACGGGAGCATCTGTAAATGCGGTTACAAAAAGCGGTACTAATGAATGGAAAGGTACTGTGTATGGTTTTTATCGTAATCAGGATTTAACCGGAGATAAAGTAGGAGATGATGATATTATAGTTCCTGATCTTACCCAGGCTCAATATGGATTGAGTGTTGGAGGACCAATAATAAAAAATAAATTGTTCATTTTTGGAAATTTTGAAATTGATGATCGAGAAGATTTAGGTTCAAATTTTTTAGCAGCTAGACCAGGAGTAATTGGAGCTAATGTTTCAAGAGTATCAGCAGAAGATTTGGATTATGTTTCTCAACAGCTTAGTTTACTTGGTTATGAAACAGGGCCTTATGAAGGATACACGCATAATACAGAATCAACTAAAGGGATTTTAAAACTTGATTGGAATATTAATAATAATCATCGGTTAGCATTGATCTATAATTTTTTAGACGCATCCCGAGATTTACCTGCGAATCCAGAGGCTATTGGTAGAAGAGGACCTGACTTAACAACACTACAGTTTAGAAATGCTGGATATACCATAAATAATAAGATTAATTCATTTTTAGTAGAACTGAATTCTAATTTTGGAGGAAACATTTCGAATAAATTTCAAGC
This genomic interval carries:
- the rpsR gene encoding 30S ribosomal protein S18; translation: MMSSIEQQAKGKKDGEIRYLTPLNIDTSKTKKYCRFKKSGIKYIDYKDPDFLMAFVNEQGKLLPRRLTGTSLKYQRKVSVAVKRARHLALMPYVGDLLK
- the priA gene encoding primosomal protein N' is translated as MTYFIDVILPIPLNKEFTYSVNENEAHFLKPGMRVAVQFGKSKVYAALVTSVHQKAPEVYEAKEIEHILDETPIVTTNQLKLWSWISQYYMCSKGEVMRAALPSAFLLESETIILRNDNNTIDESGLKDDEFLLYEALQHQSLLRIQEVMDIIGKKNVLPLIKRLLEKEIITVQEEIYEQYKPKLVRYVRLVSEYTHEKSLQSLLDSLTRAPKQRDVLMHLFMLQAKSDKSIKVSELVKASGSNASVIKSLINKNILEEYHQQTDRVQYESDVVAVTKELNTYQEQALKDIKEHFLEKDVCLFHGVTSSGKTEVYVKLIEEQLQNGKQVLYLLPEIALTTQLISRLQEYFGEKLTVYHSKYSVNERVEAWNNVKDSKSKAQIVIGARSSIFLPFTNLGLIIIDEEHESSFKQYDPAPRYHARDTAVVLSNMFKAKVVLGSATPALESYYNVEQGKYGLVELTRRYGNVLMPDINLVDLKTKYKRKEMTGHFSDTLLLAIQDALKEKEQVILFQNRRGYSPVVECNTCGHSPQCPNCDVSLTYHNFRNQLRCHYCGYHIAMLQKCLACDSHELTTKGFGTEQIENELKELFPEHNIGRMDQDTTRGKHGYEKIINKFEDGEIDILVGTQMLTKGLDFRNVTLVGIMNADNLLNFPDFRAHERSFQLMQQVAGRAGRTSKRGKVLIQTYNPFHQILQQVSVNDYSGMYKDQIEERYQYKYPPFYRIIKITGRHKDYNKVNEATLWLAKSLAMTFKENVLGPEFPPISRIRNQYNKNILIKIPHGQSLKKTKNFINKVQNSFKSIKEFSGVRIIINVDNY
- the rpsF gene encoding 30S ribosomal protein S6 encodes the protein MNHYETVFILNPVLSEEQIKETVKKYEDILVSNGAKMISKEDWGLKKLAYAIQHKKSGFYHLFEYTVPGEAINTVEVEFRRDERVMRYLTVRLDKHAIAWAEKRRNRNKQKA
- the rplI gene encoding 50S ribosomal protein L9, with the protein product MELILKKDVENLGFADDVVEVKNGYGRNFLIPGGFAVLATPSAKKVLEETLKQRAFKEKKEIEDAEKIAKKIAGFEIKIAAKVGSGDKLFGSVSNADVSEALGKEGVELEKKFITVPGGTIKRLGQYEASVRLHRAVITPVAFEIVAQAK
- a CDS encoding LytTR family DNA-binding domain-containing protein, whose protein sequence is MQVEQSQLKCAVVDDSRLQRLAIVKLIDEHSSLELVAEWNNAIETKNGLLDTPVDLLFLDIEMPILTGFDLLDDLENKPHIIFVTGKTKYAFKAFDYDAIDYLRKPLKKDRFNAAVEKALSMSRLNSEQASIEDDDYIFVKSNLKKRKIFLSQLKYVEALGDYVKLIMEDGDPIVVLATMKSFEAELPSDRFLRIHKSYIVNLDKVERYNSRNIEIADEKIPLSRHKKHSLIEALSG